Genomic window (Anaerotignum faecicola):
CGGAAACGAACGCTGTTAACAGTTTTCATGAGCGGAACTTTTTTCCCGGTTGCCGGGTCCTCAACCTGTATGGGGCCGAACGCTCCCATGGCCTGTATTTCCTCTCTGCCAAACTCCACATAATCGGTAATGTCAGAAAATGCAATGTCCATGTACTTCTGGAAAATATCGTGTTCGTCAAGCATTTCCCGGTTTAGCCGGTCCTGCTTAAGCCGCGTGATTTCCGCCCTGACCTTTGGATTT
Coding sequences:
- a CDS encoding terminase small subunit, translated to MRCFNATRSYQKAYNSSYETAMVEGCKLLRNPKVRAEITRLKQDRLNREMLDEHDIFQKYMDIAFSDITDYVEFGREEIQAMGAFGPIQVEDPATGKKVPLMKTVNSVRFR